The Thomasclavelia ramosa DSM 1402 genome includes a region encoding these proteins:
- a CDS encoding tyrosine-type recombinase/integrase produces the protein MARKQTFKRRPNKAGTVIKLSGKRRRPWCAKITTGKDIITGRQIQTVLGTFETWDEADDALTLYRLGQKNKITDTEAEALAPDTFQKLVDQREKNMPTFKEIFDIIYQEELCTLSKSAAQGYRSWIKHFNSIYHHKISQISLADLQEIFDRDKAGYGTKVHMKVLVSKIFEYAVIHKYINRDDDYTEYIKCGKAKESTKHYAFSNDEIRVLMSDNSDTAKIILIYIFTGLRANELLNIPRKNICLNTEFPYLVSGSKTDTGKNRVIPIHTFIEPFVKQLLMKKKKRIIDCTYYQFSSMFSSFLTNHNMKHTIHDTRDTFATLCQSNNVDLFIRKRILGHKMKDITFDTYTSTVIETLYKEINKIKVPKS, from the coding sequence ATGGCTAGAAAGCAGACTTTTAAGCGCAGGCCGAACAAAGCAGGAACAGTAATAAAACTATCAGGTAAACGAAGACGCCCCTGGTGCGCTAAAATAACTACTGGAAAAGATATTATTACCGGTAGGCAGATACAAACAGTACTGGGAACCTTTGAGACCTGGGATGAGGCTGATGATGCTTTGACTTTATACAGGCTTGGTCAAAAAAATAAGATTACTGATACGGAAGCTGAAGCACTTGCACCCGATACATTCCAGAAGCTTGTTGATCAGCGTGAAAAGAATATGCCTACCTTTAAAGAAATCTTTGATATTATATATCAGGAAGAATTGTGCACATTATCGAAAAGTGCTGCTCAAGGTTATAGATCGTGGATTAAACATTTTAACAGTATATACCACCACAAGATCAGTCAAATAAGTCTGGCCGATCTGCAGGAAATATTTGATCGTGATAAAGCTGGTTACGGTACAAAAGTACATATGAAAGTTTTAGTTAGCAAAATATTTGAATATGCAGTTATTCACAAATATATAAATCGTGACGATGATTACACTGAATATATAAAATGCGGCAAAGCAAAAGAAAGCACTAAACATTATGCTTTCTCAAATGACGAAATAAGAGTATTGATGAGCGATAACAGCGATACGGCTAAAATAATACTTATTTATATTTTCACCGGTTTAAGAGCAAATGAACTGCTGAATATCCCGCGTAAAAATATTTGTTTAAACACAGAATTCCCCTATTTAGTATCTGGATCAAAAACTGATACAGGTAAAAATCGAGTAATTCCCATTCATACTTTTATCGAACCTTTTGTTAAACAGCTGTTGATGAAGAAAAAGAAAAGAATAATTGACTGTACCTACTATCAGTTTTCATCTATGTTCTCCTCTTTTTTAACTAATCATAATATGAAGCATACAATACATGATACTAGGGATACATTTGCAACATTATGTCAGTCTAACAACGTTGATCTGTTTATAAGAAAACGTATTCTTGGTCACAAAATGAAAGATATAACCTTTGATACTTATACATCTACCGTAATTGAAACACTATATAAAGAAATCAACAAAATCAAGGTTCCTAAGTCTTGA
- a CDS encoding sensor histidine kinase → MINFFIEYLYTLIYVVALSYVISLTYPYIRKENMLRNIMVILSYTFVLNIVTYTSPHNGWLYVIGNLMCISLDFIYCGVLVKRFRLNNLFITTIYYSIQIIVGSVMIAVALEIFDNTYLDIVWGSMRVVFPLGNYISSALICKYAVQKRDFVEHQLPKKFLYSFCLINIVEVIIVLILNVLSVEQGDIYIFFILILAGVQMILVNNYIINSSRMYLRNKELELANYSYATTRRHISELEKEQERLYKFKHDINNHLQVLEEVVETESVANQYLKAIKEDLNAPVKLIRTGNIFVDACLNAKIRNNDEVNYVVDAVIDRNVNIAQDKLCSLLFNLIDNATEAALKTAEKIVEIKIFSKGNMLLISIINSTNRPLNYESKKGRDHGKGLIIIKEVVETYHGTMEYFYENNKVHCDILLNVDN, encoded by the coding sequence ATGATTAATTTTTTTATTGAGTATTTATATACATTGATATATGTTGTTGCTTTAAGTTATGTTATTTCATTAACCTATCCATATATTCGTAAAGAAAACATGCTTAGAAATATTATGGTTATATTAAGTTATACGTTTGTTTTGAATATTGTTACGTATACTTCACCACATAATGGCTGGTTATATGTAATTGGTAATTTAATGTGTATTAGTTTGGATTTTATTTATTGTGGGGTATTGGTTAAGAGATTTAGGCTTAATAATTTGTTTATCACTACAATTTATTATTCAATTCAAATTATTGTCGGCTCAGTTATGATTGCAGTGGCGCTAGAAATTTTTGACAATACATATTTGGATATCGTATGGGGGAGTATGCGAGTTGTTTTTCCTTTAGGAAACTATATATCATCAGCATTGATATGCAAATATGCGGTTCAAAAACGTGATTTTGTGGAACATCAGTTACCTAAAAAATTTTTATATTCGTTTTGTTTGATCAATATTGTTGAAGTGATTATTGTACTGATTTTAAACGTATTATCAGTTGAACAGGGGGATATTTATATCTTTTTTATATTGATCTTAGCAGGTGTTCAAATGATTTTGGTAAATAATTATATCATCAATTCTTCCCGTATGTATTTACGTAATAAGGAGTTAGAGTTAGCAAATTATTCATATGCTACAACTCGCCGTCATATTAGTGAATTAGAAAAAGAACAAGAACGTCTTTATAAGTTTAAGCATGACATTAATAATCATTTACAAGTCCTAGAAGAAGTAGTCGAAACAGAATCAGTCGCTAACCAATATTTAAAAGCAATTAAAGAAGATTTAAATGCTCCAGTTAAATTGATACGTACGGGAAATATTTTTGTAGATGCTTGTTTAAATGCGAAGATTCGCAATAACGATGAAGTTAATTATGTTGTAGATGCAGTGATTGATCGCAATGTTAATATTGCTCAAGACAAATTATGTTCTCTATTATTTAATCTGATAGATAATGCTACTGAAGCTGCTTTAAAAACAGCGGAGAAGATAGTTGAAATCAAAATTTTTAGTAAAGGCAATATGCTTTTGATCAGCATAATAAATTCGACTAATAGACCTCTTAATTATGAAAGTAAAAAAGGAAGAGATCATGGAAAAGGATTAATAATCATTAAAGAGGTTGTAGAAACCTATCATGGAACAATGGAATATTTCTATGAAAATAACAAGGTGCATTGCGATATTTTACTGAATGTTGATAATTAA
- a CDS encoding LytR/AlgR family response regulator transcription factor: MKIGILDDERSMLLRIRGYVEEARIKEPYTVELFQDVEEFFNCGKNFDILLLDIDMPTMSGIQVAKKLLKQNTIIIYITNYENKMQEAFDINVAGYLLKSELETKLTPTLLKAINRRQQNDDIWIKKKGEIFHFRSRNIIYIESVKRYLHFYTNDNNFYIPYMTLEEVNQYLPDNFVQINKSQIININMVVSMNGYILKLKGIDESLEISRRRKKDVFNLLMQEIKE, from the coding sequence ATGAAAATAGGTATACTAGATGATGAGCGGTCAATGCTACTTAGAATCAGAGGGTATGTAGAGGAGGCTAGAATTAAGGAACCATATACAGTTGAACTTTTTCAAGATGTTGAAGAGTTTTTTAATTGTGGTAAAAACTTTGATATTCTTTTATTAGATATCGATATGCCAACAATGAGTGGAATACAGGTAGCAAAAAAATTATTGAAACAAAATACGATCATAATATACATAACTAATTATGAAAATAAAATGCAGGAGGCGTTTGATATTAATGTAGCAGGATATTTACTTAAATCAGAATTAGAAACAAAGTTAACGCCAACCTTGCTTAAAGCGATAAATCGTAGACAACAAAATGATGATATCTGGATCAAGAAAAAGGGAGAGATTTTTCATTTTCGAAGTAGAAATATTATTTATATCGAATCAGTAAAAAGATACTTACATTTTTATACTAATGATAATAATTTCTATATTCCTTATATGACGCTTGAAGAAGTTAATCAGTATTTACCAGATAATTTTGTCCAAATAAATAAAAGTCAGATAATCAATATTAATATGGTTGTTTCGATGAATGGATATATTTTAAAATTAAAAGGTATTGATGAATCGCTAGAAATTAGTAGAAGAAGAAAAAAAGATGTATTTAATCTTTTAATGCAGGAGATCAAAGAGTGA
- a CDS encoding 6-phospho-beta-glucosidase, with the protein MEKKPVKIVTIGGGSSYTPELMEGFIKRYDELPIKEIWLVDIEAGKEKLEIVGAMAQRMWDASPYDVKVHLTLDRREALKDADFVTTQFRVGLLNARIKDERIPFSYGMLGQETNGAGGIFKAFRTIPVILSIVEDMKELCPNAWLVNFTNPSGMVTEAVMKYGKWDRVIGLCNVPVGAMMAEPETIGTTLDKLIYKFAGLNHFHWHRVFDLDGTDVTGKIIDAMYEGKDSGIPANIHDIPFFKEQLKQMNLIPCGYHRYYYRQQEMLAHGLEEYNGIGTRGQQVKQTEAELFELYKDPNLNYKPEQLTKRGGTHYSDAACETIASIYANKNTHLVVTTKNNGAVPDLPADCAVEVSAHIGSAGALAIAFGPLEPAQRGWLQCMKNMELCVEEAAVTGDYGLALQAFILNPQIPSGENAKRVLDELLIAHKKHLPQFADKIAELEAAGVTVKDEIARDLD; encoded by the coding sequence ATGGAAAAGAAACCTGTAAAAATTGTAACAATTGGTGGAGGTAGTAGTTATACTCCTGAATTAATGGAAGGATTTATTAAAAGATATGATGAACTTCCAATCAAAGAAATTTGGTTAGTAGATATTGAAGCTGGTAAAGAAAAACTAGAAATCGTTGGTGCTATGGCACAACGTATGTGGGACGCTTCTCCTTACGATGTTAAAGTACATTTAACTTTAGATCGTCGTGAAGCTTTAAAAGATGCTGATTTCGTTACTACTCAATTCAGAGTTGGTTTATTAAACGCTCGTATTAAAGATGAAAGAATTCCATTCTCTTATGGTATGTTAGGACAAGAAACAAATGGAGCTGGAGGAATCTTCAAGGCATTTAGAACAATTCCTGTAATCCTTAGCATTGTTGAAGACATGAAAGAATTATGTCCAAATGCATGGTTAGTAAACTTCACAAATCCTAGTGGTATGGTTACTGAGGCAGTTATGAAATATGGTAAATGGGATCGTGTAATTGGTTTATGTAACGTACCAGTTGGGGCTATGATGGCTGAACCAGAAACAATCGGAACAACTTTAGATAAATTAATTTATAAATTTGCTGGATTAAACCATTTCCACTGGCACCGCGTTTTTGATTTAGACGGTACAGATGTAACTGGAAAAATCATTGATGCAATGTATGAAGGTAAAGATTCTGGTATTCCTGCAAATATTCATGATATCCCATTCTTTAAAGAACAATTAAAACAAATGAATTTAATTCCTTGTGGATATCATAGATATTACTATCGTCAACAAGAAATGTTAGCTCATGGGCTTGAAGAATATAATGGAATTGGAACTCGTGGACAACAAGTAAAACAAACTGAAGCAGAATTATTTGAATTATATAAAGATCCAAATTTAAATTACAAACCTGAACAATTAACTAAACGTGGTGGTACTCACTATTCAGATGCTGCATGTGAAACTATCGCATCAATCTATGCTAATAAAAATACTCACCTTGTTGTAACTACTAAAAACAATGGTGCTGTACCTGATCTTCCTGCTGATTGTGCTGTAGAAGTATCTGCTCATATCGGTTCAGCTGGAGCTTTAGCTATCGCTTTTGGACCATTAGAACCTGCTCAACGTGGTTGGTTACAATGCATGAAAAATATGGAATTATGTGTTGAAGAAGCTGCTGTAACTGGTGATTATGGATTAGCTTTACAAGCATTTATCTTAAATCCACAAATTCCTTCTGGTGAAAATGCTAAACGTGTTTTAGATGAATTATTAATTGCTCATAAAAAACACTTACCACAATTTGCTGATAAGATCGCTGAATTAGAAGCAGCTGGTGTTACAGTAAAAGATGAAATCGCTAGAGATTTAGACTAA
- a CDS encoding integrase core domain-containing protein — protein MKEANITQSMSRVGKCIDNGSAKRFWRIIKSEMYYLNKFNSFNELKKAIETHIDFYNNERFNNKVPMKVRLEALNGTENPAQYPTNNSLNYAMV, from the coding sequence TTGAAGGAAGCTAATATTACTCAAAGTATGTCAAGAGTTGGAAAATGTATCGATAACGGTTCTGCTAAAAGATTTTGGAGAATTATTAAAAGTGAGATGTATTATCTTAACAAATTTAATTCTTTCAATGAATTAAAAAAAGCAATTGAAACTCATATTGACTTCTACAATAACGAAAGATTTAATAATAAGGTACCAATGAAAGTACGTTTAGAAGCTCTAAATGGTACTGAAAATCCAGCACAATATCCTACCAATAATTCATTAAATTACGCAATGGTATAA
- a CDS encoding DUF4231 domain-containing protein, producing the protein MDENDYISLRIDNQIDWYDKKSIKYKKCHNFITICSIFVSTSGSMITILGYIFTDLKIAFSIFGAMAGFSVAFMLSLDKLKDFHEHFLTYRATCEKLKQEKYLFLTKSSDYYQNDQAFNLFVERSESIMATENQNWAQLNEKKRD; encoded by the coding sequence ATGGATGAAAATGATTACATATCTTTAAGAATTGATAATCAAATAGACTGGTACGATAAAAAATCTATTAAATATAAAAAATGCCATAATTTTATTACAATATGCAGCATATTTGTTTCTACATCTGGATCAATGATAACTATTTTAGGATATATTTTTACTGATTTAAAGATCGCTTTCTCTATTTTTGGGGCTATGGCTGGATTTTCAGTTGCCTTTATGCTATCACTAGATAAATTAAAAGATTTTCATGAACACTTTCTTACATATAGAGCAACTTGTGAAAAGTTAAAACAAGAAAAATATTTATTTCTAACAAAATCTAGTGATTATTATCAAAATGATCAAGCCTTTAATTTATTTGTTGAACGCTCTGAAAGCATCATGGCAACAGAAAATCAAAATTGGGCTCAACTAAATGAAAAAAAGAGGGATTAA
- a CDS encoding TIR domain-containing protein — MPSLKTYDLFISHAWLYGDDYDNLINLLDKASYFYYRNYSAPKEKPLAISNNAFDYQIKEAIDKKIKPVNCVIILGGMYAHRKWMKYELEAAKKLRKPIIIVAPRGQERMPIELQQYPVVRWNTDSIITAIRQLSR, encoded by the coding sequence ATGCCATCATTAAAAACCTATGATCTTTTTATCAGTCATGCTTGGTTATACGGCGATGATTATGATAATTTAATTAATTTACTTGATAAAGCTTCTTACTTTTACTATAGAAATTATTCTGCTCCAAAAGAAAAACCATTAGCGATATCAAACAATGCTTTTGATTATCAAATCAAAGAAGCGATTGATAAAAAAATAAAACCTGTAAATTGTGTAATTATATTAGGCGGAATGTACGCTCACAGAAAATGGATGAAATACGAACTTGAAGCTGCTAAAAAACTTAGAAAACCAATTATTATAGTTGCTCCCCGTGGACAAGAACGTATGCCGATAGAATTACAACAATATCCTGTTGTGCGTTGGAATACAGATTCAATAATTACTGCGATAAGACAGTTATCAAGATAA
- a CDS encoding accessory gene regulator B family protein, whose protein sequence is MKRFCEKISIFLLDVDNVTEDEIDEVRFGIELILTQMILFFLLLAIGIFRNMVLETIIFIIALVGLRTFVDGYHADSFYRCMFLTTLLYLGTLYFADFENSYLLIMAILIAAKAFMWQENHEARNVKISKLIFWGCLAVIGLIYPIEPRLSMIIGFTLFFTGVSMEVKKHGYKEKSSFISEKSI, encoded by the coding sequence ATGAAACGTTTTTGTGAAAAAATAAGCATATTTTTATTAGATGTTGATAATGTGACTGAGGATGAAATTGATGAAGTAAGATTTGGTATTGAACTCATTTTGACTCAAATGATTTTATTTTTTTTGTTGTTAGCAATCGGCATTTTTAGAAATATGGTACTAGAAACAATAATATTTATTATTGCATTAGTTGGATTACGGACATTTGTAGACGGTTATCATGCTGATAGTTTTTATCGCTGTATGTTTTTAACGACTTTGTTATATCTTGGTACGCTCTATTTTGCGGATTTTGAAAATAGCTATCTTCTAATTATGGCAATACTTATTGCTGCTAAAGCATTTATGTGGCAAGAAAATCATGAAGCACGGAATGTGAAAATAAGTAAATTAATTTTTTGGGGATGTCTGGCTGTGATTGGATTAATTTATCCTATAGAACCACGACTAAGCATGATAATTGGTTTTACTTTATTTTTTACAGGTGTAAGTATGGAGGTGAAAAAACATGGCTATAAAGAAAAAAGTAGTTTCATTAGTGAAAAAAGTATCTAA